The following proteins are encoded in a genomic region of Opitutaceae bacterium:
- a CDS encoding TonB-dependent receptor, which yields MSVILSAALGSTVAFAQSAPPAEPEHEPATVQLAPLVVAATRSPQDPRYVPSSVTSVPLLELRVAQIPRLTDALKAVPGIVVARTGATGGQASVFIRGAASHQTLFVVDGIRMNDRSALYQNLLGGASIAGYDRVEVLRGPQSTLYGSNAIGGIILLNTTHGCGPLSGRVTAVGGSDSSWGGTAEASGGTRTTGYSAHVERYATDNQRDWNKYRQWGASARVETIPVKGLLFGVTARAQEGEFQEPGSRTWPSLGTVNDDNHLGTAYAELKAEEHFTSRLTVGQHNRHYRFATAWGTSDLRNRRRILDWQNTWTPVEEFEVIAGTNWETSRYWVNHSPSSDRVTAAYASSTYRPAKQWVITGGLRYDDHGTFSSATTGRAGVTFLPTATTKLRASFGSGFIAPGIDDRFGVPSWGQRPNPALKPEKANGWDVGIDQEIAFGKSTASLTYFDNAVKDLFEWQVIDFTTFEGQIVNRAKANLRGVEAALASSLTQSLRTRLSYTYLDARDGDTHQRLTRNPRHVLDGQVTWETASWTLGVGGHLIAGRVESVSVPSGYATFRAFGSYQVTRQLKAGLRVENGLDRAYEEVLGYPALGRQVYGTLEWSF from the coding sequence TTGTCCGTCATTCTCAGTGCCGCCCTGGGCAGCACTGTCGCCTTCGCTCAATCGGCTCCACCAGCTGAGCCGGAGCACGAACCTGCCACGGTTCAACTCGCCCCCCTTGTGGTGGCTGCCACTCGATCGCCTCAGGATCCCCGCTACGTGCCGAGTTCGGTCACATCGGTTCCGCTCCTGGAGCTCCGCGTAGCTCAAATCCCGCGCCTCACCGACGCCCTCAAAGCCGTCCCTGGCATAGTCGTTGCCCGAACCGGCGCAACCGGCGGTCAGGCGTCTGTCTTCATTCGCGGCGCCGCCAGCCACCAGACTCTCTTCGTGGTCGACGGCATTCGCATGAATGATCGCTCCGCGCTTTATCAGAACCTGCTGGGCGGCGCCTCGATCGCGGGCTACGACCGCGTCGAGGTGCTTCGCGGGCCGCAAAGCACGCTGTACGGCAGCAATGCGATTGGCGGTATCATCCTTTTGAATACGACCCACGGCTGTGGCCCCCTGTCCGGCAGGGTCACGGCAGTCGGCGGCAGTGATTCCTCGTGGGGCGGCACAGCCGAGGCCTCCGGCGGCACGCGTACCACCGGGTACAGCGCCCATGTCGAACGCTACGCGACCGACAACCAGCGCGACTGGAATAAATACCGCCAGTGGGGCGCGTCGGCACGGGTGGAGACAATCCCCGTCAAGGGTCTGCTTTTCGGGGTGACTGCGCGCGCTCAGGAAGGCGAATTCCAGGAACCAGGCTCGCGCACCTGGCCTTCCCTCGGCACCGTCAATGACGACAACCACCTCGGCACCGCCTACGCCGAGCTGAAGGCTGAGGAACACTTCACGAGCCGTTTGACAGTCGGCCAGCATAACCGGCACTACCGGTTTGCCACCGCATGGGGCACCAGCGACCTGCGGAACCGGCGTCGCATCCTCGACTGGCAGAACACCTGGACCCCCGTCGAGGAGTTTGAAGTGATCGCCGGCACGAACTGGGAAACGTCACGGTATTGGGTAAATCACTCGCCATCGAGCGACCGGGTAACGGCGGCGTACGCCTCCTCCACCTACCGACCCGCGAAGCAATGGGTGATCACCGGCGGGCTGCGTTATGACGACCATGGCACGTTCTCGTCCGCCACCACGGGCCGCGCAGGGGTCACCTTTCTCCCCACAGCCACCACGAAGCTCCGCGCCTCGTTCGGCTCCGGGTTCATCGCGCCGGGAATCGACGACCGCTTCGGTGTTCCGAGTTGGGGCCAGCGCCCGAACCCGGCGCTCAAGCCCGAAAAGGCGAATGGCTGGGACGTCGGCATCGACCAGGAGATCGCCTTCGGGAAATCAACCGCGAGCCTCACCTACTTCGACAATGCGGTGAAGGACCTGTTCGAATGGCAGGTGATCGACTTCACCACCTTCGAGGGCCAGATCGTGAATCGCGCGAAGGCAAACCTGCGGGGCGTTGAAGCCGCCCTCGCCTCAAGTTTGACCCAGTCCCTTCGCACTCGCCTCTCGTACACTTACCTCGACGCACGCGATGGCGACACACACCAGCGCCTCACCCGCAATCCGCGTCATGTGCTCGACGGCCAAGTGACTTGGGAAACCGCGTCGTGGACGCTGGGCGTCGGCGGCCATTTGATTGCCGGCCGCGTTGAAAGCGTGTCCGTCCCCAGCGGCTACGCCACGTTCCGGGCCTTTGGCAGCTATCAGGTCACCCGCCAGCTCAAAGCCGGCCTACGGGTCGAGAATGGACTCGACCGGGCGTATGAGGAAGTGCTGGGCTATCCCGCCTTGGGCCGTCAGGTTTACGGAACCCTCGAATGGTCATTCTAA
- a CDS encoding homocysteine S-methyltransferase family protein: MIESTLKKSSTYAELETLFRDRIVVLDGAMGSMVQTYKLTEDDFRGERFKSHPHYLKGNNDLLCLTKPEVIEEIHRAYFDAGADLVETNSFNSTSLSQADYRLEPIVRELNLAAVGCARRAAKTCEAKNPSRKCYVAGAIGPLSRTLSLSPDVDRPEYRAVTWEEVVAAYTEQIDALLDGGVDALLVETIFDTLNAKAALFAIDEVFERRGQRWPVMVSVTITDASGRTLSGQTTAAFYNSIRHARPFSVGINCALGGRAMRPYIEEMAHLAECPVTCYPNAGLPNAFGGYDETPADMAKVLREFAEAGLVNLVGGCCGSTPAHIAAIAQAVKGVKPRAARAQPQALRLSGLEPLVVA; the protein is encoded by the coding sequence ATGATAGAATCCACTCTGAAGAAATCCTCCACCTACGCTGAACTTGAGACCTTGTTTCGCGACCGGATTGTCGTACTCGACGGGGCGATGGGTTCGATGGTGCAAACCTACAAACTCACGGAGGACGACTTCCGGGGGGAACGCTTCAAGTCCCACCCGCATTATCTTAAGGGCAACAACGACCTCCTGTGCCTGACGAAGCCGGAGGTCATCGAGGAGATCCACCGCGCCTATTTTGATGCGGGCGCGGACCTCGTCGAAACCAACAGCTTCAATTCCACGTCGCTCAGCCAGGCGGATTACCGCCTTGAACCCATCGTCAGGGAGTTGAACCTGGCGGCGGTTGGCTGTGCGCGCCGGGCGGCAAAGACATGCGAGGCGAAGAATCCCAGCCGCAAATGTTACGTCGCCGGGGCGATCGGGCCCCTGAGCCGAACCCTCTCGCTCTCCCCAGATGTCGATCGACCTGAGTACCGCGCGGTCACCTGGGAGGAAGTGGTGGCCGCCTACACGGAGCAAATCGATGCCCTGCTTGATGGCGGGGTGGATGCCCTGCTGGTGGAGACCATCTTCGACACCCTCAATGCGAAGGCTGCGCTGTTTGCAATTGATGAAGTCTTTGAGCGCCGTGGCCAGCGCTGGCCGGTGATGGTCAGTGTCACGATCACTGATGCGTCGGGCCGCACGCTTTCGGGACAGACGACGGCTGCCTTCTACAACTCGATCCGGCATGCGCGACCGTTCTCCGTCGGCATCAATTGTGCCTTGGGCGGCCGCGCCATGAGGCCGTACATCGAGGAAATGGCGCACCTCGCCGAATGCCCGGTGACGTGCTACCCGAATGCGGGTCTCCCCAACGCCTTCGGCGGGTACGATGAGACGCCCGCTGACATGGCCAAGGTGCTGCGGGAGTTCGCCGAGGCCGGGCTTGTCAATCTTGTTGGCGGGTGCTGCGGGTCGACTCCCGCGCATATCGCCGCCATTGCCCAAGCCGTGAAGGGCGTGAAGCCGAGGGCGGCGCGTGCGCAGCCGCAGGCGCTGCGTCTGAGCGGACTGGAGCCGCTCGTGGTTGCCTGA